The Streptomyces sp. NBC_00435 nucleotide sequence CCGGCAGGTAGGCGTGCTTCCAGCTGTCCGAGGTCGTACGGGCCTCCGGGTCGCCTGCCGACACGTCGTCACCGGAGATGTCCAGGGTCACCGTGTCCGAGAGGGTGGCCACGAAATAGCCCTTGAAGCCGGTGAACAGACCGTCCCGCTGGACGGTGTACACGAGCGGCACCTCGTACGAGGTCTCGTGCGCCCCGTGCGTCCCCTCGAAGGCGTACCGGCGGGCCAGCCGCGGCGCCGCGAGCTGGCCGTCGACCGGGATGATCGCGTCGTAGTAGAGGTCGAAGGCGTCCCGGGCCCCGCGCGCCCTCAGCAGCTCGGCGAAGGCGGCCGGGCTCCCGGCGTCCTGCGGGGCCCCGTCGAGCAGCCGGCCGTGGGCCAGCTCCGCCGTGACCGGGACGAGATAGCTCTCCACGGCCACCGGAAGCATGGCGCCGCCCGGCCGCAGGAAGCGGCTGCGGGCGTCGTCGAGGATCGCGACGCAGTTCTCGTTGTCGGCGAGGTTCCCCATGATCTCGGAGATGATCAGGTCCACCCGCTCGGGCAGCTCGATGTCGAAGGAGAACCCGGAGAGCGGGTGGAACCGGTCCCCGAACCCGGCCCCGGTGAGCCGCTGCGTCGCGGTCCGGAGGATCTTCTCGTTGAGGTCGATGCCGTAGACCCTGGCGGCTCCCGCCTCCAGCGCCCACTGCGCCAGGATGCCGGTACCGGTGCCCAGGTCCAGGACGGTCGCCCCGGGCCGCACCGCCTCGGTGA carries:
- a CDS encoding methyltransferase domain-containing protein gives rise to the protein MSDAVLEELPGDRVRVRVAGREFVIDAACTHRLGRLVHGHVNPRTLRITCPLHSTSFDLTSGCPVAGPSAEALTVHHTGVLGQLYEPQDVWLPASERLLEWDDGFHDLMLGDRLRMAAYKAAITEAVRPGATVLDLGTGTGILAQWALEAGAARVYGIDLNEKILRTATQRLTGAGFGDRFHPLSGFSFDIELPERVDLIISEIMGNLADNENCVAILDDARSRFLRPGGAMLPVAVESYLVPVTAELAHGRLLDGAPQDAGSPAAFAELLRARGARDAFDLYYDAIIPVDGQLAAPRLARRYAFEGTHGAHETSYEVPLVYTVQRDGLFTGFKGYFVATLSDTVTLDISGDDVSAGDPEARTTSDSWKHAYLPVRDAVPVRRGDRIALTFSRRRPSATGSGSFGQVYGWQGSVVAGDVTVARFAHSTRPDEEGGTQ